A section of the Ciona intestinalis chromosome 4, KH, whole genome shotgun sequence genome encodes:
- the LOC100180663 gene encoding fibrous sheath CABYR-binding protein isoform X2 has protein sequence MSVRYGAVKLQVPTGFKQLLENLSREILREQPKNIPSFAAAYFNRLLERREQGFADGYLVSERIVESESAPVEEEVLAPIEVAAEEAATLSQPTVEESMPDLTDPEVEKAATLIQASFRGFTARKSATHVNKTPVKKLQKQSDEPHSSHQNQPKTETTDFAKDALVDALIEAGQENDIQDRPSSSTSAQTEPSIQPVQEETVEATPLVKASVLSDTTNVEAVETKSEKVTEESAAEVAAPPAEESPVSVETVAAQEEQPAESLPAPAAEEQAEPIVEDMPGEGVKDTPKGSADPASMLSTQIVSRAETSVNYGSSSSSFGSSTASSSTIENASLPNVNIQASVENTVEAETQSAAVEASAEPTETVVEKAAAKQTESVVEETVVEQTESVVEEAAVEQTESVVEEAAVEQTASVGEEAAVEQTESVVEEAAAEQTASVVEESAVEQTESVVEEAATEQTESVVEQTESVLEEAAVKQTESVAEEVAAEQPESVVEEAAVEQTESVVEEASPQQTESVVEEVAAEQTKSVVEDAAVEQTELVVEDAAVEQPESVVEEAAVEQTASVVEEASAEQTESVVEEAAVEQPESVVEEAAVEQPESVVEEAAVEQPESVVEEAAVAQSESVVEEAAMEQTASVVEQTESVVEESAVEQTESVVEESAVEQTESAVEQTESVVEESAVEQTESVVEESAVAQTESVVEEAAVEQTESVVEEAAAEQTASVVEESAIEQTESAVEQTESVVEESAVEQTESVVEEAVVEQTNSDGAESTTEPSCEPGPTETEENNLITVEIGSDEPVATSQSKTIDKQIEVLASQEDSVKTEIPPQDEVEGSQQTPAAEVSQQEPQAEETVEATTASQETAGKEESEPAQTSVLDETQVTEAEAPVVEAEAPAVAAEAPAVKAEAPAVEAEAPAVEAEAPAVEAEAQAVEAEAPANDSEAPAVEAEAQVAEAEAPAAEAEAPAAEAEAPAAEAEAPAVEAEAPAAEAEAPAAEAEAPAAEAEAPAAEAEAPVIESEAPATEAETPAAEEAAPAIEPEAPATEEAAPAAETEAPATEVETTAAEAEAPAAETTTEDKPAKEETTDSAVAAETEKIESNEQTETQNAKQEDEENGAAEK, from the exons ATGTCTGTACGATACGGAGCCGTCAAGTTACAGGTTCCAACAGGTTTCAAGCAGTTGTTGGAAAACCTGTCTCGGGAAATTTTACGAGAGCAGCCGAAAAATATTCCAAGTTTTGCCGCAGCTTATTTCAATCGTCTACTGGAGCGGCGCGAAC AGGGATTTGCCGATGGATATCTTGTATCGGAACGAATCGTGGAGTCGGAGTCAGCACCCGTGGAGGAAGAGGTTTTAGCTCCGATAGAAGTCGCAGCTGAAGAAGCAGCAACTTTAAGCCAACCGACGGTCGAAGAGAGTATGCCAGATCTTA ctGATCCAGAAGTTGAAAAGGCAGCTACCTTGATACAAGCAAGTTTTAGAGGTTTTACAGCTCGAAAGTCTGCAACCCATGTAAATAAGACCCCG GTAAAGAAGCTGCAGAAGCAATCTGACGAACCTCACTCATCCCATCAAAATCAACCTAAAACAGAAACCACCGACTTCGCCAAAGACGCGTTGGTTGATGCTCTCATTGAAGCGGGACAGGAGAATGATATCCAAGATAGGCCTTCCTCTTCCACAAGCGCCCAAACTGAACCTTCAATCCAACCAGTACAAGAGGAAACGGTCGAGGCGACTCCTCTAGTTAAAGCATCTGTACTATCGGACACAACGAATGTTGAAGCTGTCGAAACAAAAAGCGAAAAGGTTACCGAGGAGTCTGCAGCCGAGGTCGCAGCTCCCCCCGCGGAAGAATCTCCTGTTTCAGTTGAAACCGTTGCAGCACAAGAAGAACAGCCAGCAGAATCGTTACCCGCACCG GCTGCTGAAGAGCAAGCGGAACCTATTGTGGAGGATATGCCTGGGGAAGGGGTGAAG gACACGCCCAAAGGAAGCGCAGATCCAGCTTCCATGCTATCCACACAGATTGTATCACGAGCGGAAACATCAGTGAATTATGGGTCAAGTTCTAGTAGTTTTGGTAGCAGCACAGCTTCATCTTCCACTATCGAAAACGCTTCTTTGCCTAACGTGAATATACAAGCTTCAGTTGAGAATACTGTAGAAGCAGAGACGCAATCAGCCGCTGTTGAAGCATCTGCAGAACCCACAGAAACTGTTGTGGAGAAGGCGGCTGCAAAACAGACAGAGTCGGTTGTAGAAGAAACAGTTGTCGAGCAGACGGAATCCGTTGTAGAAGAAGCAGCTGTAGAACAGACAGAGTCCGTTGTAGAAGAAGCAGCGGTAGAACAGACGGCGTCAGTTGGAGAAGAAGCAGCTGTAGAACAGACAGAATCCGTTGTAGAAGAAGCAGCTGCAGAACAGACGGCGTCCGTTGTAGAAGAATCAGCTGTAGAACAAACAGAATCCGTTGTAGAAGAAGCGGCCACAGAACAGACGGAATCCGTTGTAGAACAGACAGAATCCGTTTTAGAAGAGGCAGCTGTAAAACAGACCGAATCCGTTGCAGAAGAAGTAGCTGCAGAACAGCCGGAGTCCGTTGTAGAAGAAGCAGCTGTAGAACAAACAGAATCCGTTGTAGAAGAAGCGTCCCCACAACAGACGGAATCCGTTGTAGAAGAAGTAGCAGCAGAACAGACAAAGTCCGTTGTAGAAGATGCAGCTGTAGAACAGACAGAATTAGTTGTAGAAGATGCAGCTGTAGAACAGCCGGAGTCCGTTGTAGAAGAAGCAGCTGTAGAACAGACGGCGTCCGTTGTAGAAGAAGCGTCCGCAGAACAGACGGAATCCGTTGTAGAAGAGGCAGCTGTCGAACAGCCAGAGTCGGTTGTAGAAGAGGCAGCTGTCGAACAGCCGGAGTCGGTTGTAGAAGAGGCAGCTGTCGAACAGCCGGAGTCGGTTGTAGAAGAG GCAGCTGTAGCACAGTCGGAGTCAGTTGTAGAAGAAGCAGCGATGGAACAGACGGCGTCCGTTGTAGAACAAACAGAATCCGTTGTAGAAGAATCAGCTGTAGAACAAACAGAATCCGTTGTAGAAGAATCCGCTGTAGAACAGACAGAGTCCGCTGTAGAACAAACAGAATCCGTTGTAGAAGAATCAGCTGTAGAACAAACAGAATCCGTTGTAGAAGAATCAGCTGTAGCACAAACAGAATCCGTTGTAGAAGAAGCAGCTGTAGAACAAACAGAATCCGTTGTAGAAGAAGCAGCTGCAGAACAGACGGCGTCCGTTGTAGAAGAATCAGCTATAGAACAGACGGAGTCCGCTGTAGAACAAACAGAATCCGTTGTAGAAGAATCAGCTGTAGAACAGACGGAGTCCGTTGTAGAAGAAGCAGTTGTAGAACAGACAAACTCCGATGGGGCAGAATCGACCACCGAGCCTTCGTGTGAGCCAGGTCCGACTGAAACAgaagaaaacaatttaattacgGTCGAAATCGGCAGTGACGAACCAGTAGCTACAAGTCAGAGCAAGACTATAGACAAGCAAATTGAAGTTTTAGCATCTCAG gAAGATTCTGTTAAAACCGAAATTCCACCACAAGATGAGGTTGAAG GGTCGCAACAGACTCCTGCAGCCGAAGTTTCACAGCAAGAACCGCAGGCAGAG GAAACTGTAGAGGCAACAACTGCTTCACAAGAAACAGCAGGAAAGGAAGAATCTGAACCTGCACAAACTTCTGTTTTAGATGAAACACAAGTAACCGAAGCAGAGGCCCCAGTGGTTGAAGCAGAAGCCCCAGCCGTGGCAGCGGAGGCCCCAGCCGTGAAAGCAGAGGCCCCAGCCGTGGAAGCAGAGGCCCCAGCCGTGGAAGCAGAGGCCCCAGCCGTGGAAGCAGAGGCCCAAGCCGTGGAAGCAGAGGCACCAGCCAATGATTCAGAGGCCCCAGCCGTAGAAGCAGAGGCCCAAGTCGCTGAAGCAGAGGCCCCAGCCGCTGAAGCAGAGGCCCCAGCCGCTGAAGCAGAGGCCCCAGCCGCTGAAGCAGAGGCCCCAGCCGTTGAAGCAGAGGCCCCAGCCGCTGAAGCAGAGGCCCCAGCCGCTGAAGCAGAGGCCCCAGCCGCTGAAGCAGAGGCCCCAGCCGCTGAAGCAGAGGCCCCAGTCATTGAATCAGAGGCCCCAGCCACTGAAGCAGAGACCCCAGCTGCCGAAGAAGCCGCCCCGGCCATTGAACCAGAAGCCCCAGCCACTGAAGAAGCAGCCCCAGCTGCAGAAACAGAGGCTCCAGCCACTGAAGTAGAAACCACTGCTGCAGAAGCAGAGGCACCAGCCGCTGAAACCACAACAGAAGATAAGCCAGCAAAGGAAGAAACAACAGACTCTGCTGTAGCTGctgaaacagaaaaaatagaatcaaatGAACAAACCGAAACACAAAATGCTAAACAAGAAGATGAAGAAAACGGGGCAGctgaaaaatag
- the LOC100180663 gene encoding fibrous sheath CABYR-binding protein isoform X1, with product MSVRYGAVKLQVPTGFKQLLENLSREILREQPKNIPSFAAAYFNRLLERREQGFADGYLVSERIVESESAPVEEEVLAPIEVAAEEAATLSQPTVEESMPDLTDPEVEKAATLIQASFRGFTARKSATHVNKTPVKKLQKQSDEPHSSHQNQPKTETTDFAKDALVDALIEAGQENDIQDRPSSSTSAQTEPSIQPVQEETVEATPLVKASVLSDTTNVEAVETKSEKVTEESAAEVAAPPAEESPVSVETVAAQEEQPAESLPAPAAEEQAEPIVEDMPGEGVKDTPKGSADPASMLSTQIVSRAETSVNYGSSSSSFGSSTASSSTIENASLPNVNIQASVENTVEAETQSAAVEASAEPTETVVEKAAAKQTESVVEETVVEQTESVVEEAAVEQTESVVEEAAVEQTASVGEEAAVEQTESVVEEAAAEQTASVVEESAVEQTESVVEEAATEQTESVVEQTESVLEEAAVKQTESVAEEVAAEQPESVVEEAAVEQTESVVEEASPQQTESVVEEVAAEQTKSVVEDAAVEQTELVVEDAAVEQPESVVEEAAVEQTASVVEEASAEQTESVVEEAAVEQPESVVEEAAVEQPESVVEEAAVEQPESVVEEAAVEQPKSVVEEAAVAQSESVVEEAAMEQTASVVEQTESVVEESAVEQTESVVEESAVEQTESAVEQTESVVEESAVEQTESVVEESAVAQTESVVEEAAVEQTESVVEEAAAEQTASVVEESAIEQTESAVEQTESVVEESAVEQTESVVEEAVVEQTNSDGAESTTEPSCEPGPTETEENNLITVEIGSDEPVATSQSKTIDKQIEVLASQEDSVKTEIPPQDEVEGSQQTPAAEVSQQEPQAEETVEATTASQETAGKEESEPAQTSVLDETQVTEAEAPVVEAEAPAVAAEAPAVKAEAPAVEAEAPAVEAEAPAVEAEAQAVEAEAPANDSEAPAVEAEAQVAEAEAPAAEAEAPAAEAEAPAAEAEAPAVEAEAPAAEAEAPAAEAEAPAAEAEAPAAEAEAPVIESEAPATEAETPAAEEAAPAIEPEAPATEEAAPAAETEAPATEVETTAAEAEAPAAETTTEDKPAKEETTDSAVAAETEKIESNEQTETQNAKQEDEENGAAEK from the exons ATGTCTGTACGATACGGAGCCGTCAAGTTACAGGTTCCAACAGGTTTCAAGCAGTTGTTGGAAAACCTGTCTCGGGAAATTTTACGAGAGCAGCCGAAAAATATTCCAAGTTTTGCCGCAGCTTATTTCAATCGTCTACTGGAGCGGCGCGAAC AGGGATTTGCCGATGGATATCTTGTATCGGAACGAATCGTGGAGTCGGAGTCAGCACCCGTGGAGGAAGAGGTTTTAGCTCCGATAGAAGTCGCAGCTGAAGAAGCAGCAACTTTAAGCCAACCGACGGTCGAAGAGAGTATGCCAGATCTTA ctGATCCAGAAGTTGAAAAGGCAGCTACCTTGATACAAGCAAGTTTTAGAGGTTTTACAGCTCGAAAGTCTGCAACCCATGTAAATAAGACCCCG GTAAAGAAGCTGCAGAAGCAATCTGACGAACCTCACTCATCCCATCAAAATCAACCTAAAACAGAAACCACCGACTTCGCCAAAGACGCGTTGGTTGATGCTCTCATTGAAGCGGGACAGGAGAATGATATCCAAGATAGGCCTTCCTCTTCCACAAGCGCCCAAACTGAACCTTCAATCCAACCAGTACAAGAGGAAACGGTCGAGGCGACTCCTCTAGTTAAAGCATCTGTACTATCGGACACAACGAATGTTGAAGCTGTCGAAACAAAAAGCGAAAAGGTTACCGAGGAGTCTGCAGCCGAGGTCGCAGCTCCCCCCGCGGAAGAATCTCCTGTTTCAGTTGAAACCGTTGCAGCACAAGAAGAACAGCCAGCAGAATCGTTACCCGCACCG GCTGCTGAAGAGCAAGCGGAACCTATTGTGGAGGATATGCCTGGGGAAGGGGTGAAG gACACGCCCAAAGGAAGCGCAGATCCAGCTTCCATGCTATCCACACAGATTGTATCACGAGCGGAAACATCAGTGAATTATGGGTCAAGTTCTAGTAGTTTTGGTAGCAGCACAGCTTCATCTTCCACTATCGAAAACGCTTCTTTGCCTAACGTGAATATACAAGCTTCAGTTGAGAATACTGTAGAAGCAGAGACGCAATCAGCCGCTGTTGAAGCATCTGCAGAACCCACAGAAACTGTTGTGGAGAAGGCGGCTGCAAAACAGACAGAGTCGGTTGTAGAAGAAACAGTTGTCGAGCAGACGGAATCCGTTGTAGAAGAAGCAGCTGTAGAACAGACAGAGTCCGTTGTAGAAGAAGCAGCGGTAGAACAGACGGCGTCAGTTGGAGAAGAAGCAGCTGTAGAACAGACAGAATCCGTTGTAGAAGAAGCAGCTGCAGAACAGACGGCGTCCGTTGTAGAAGAATCAGCTGTAGAACAAACAGAATCCGTTGTAGAAGAAGCGGCCACAGAACAGACGGAATCCGTTGTAGAACAGACAGAATCCGTTTTAGAAGAGGCAGCTGTAAAACAGACCGAATCCGTTGCAGAAGAAGTAGCTGCAGAACAGCCGGAGTCCGTTGTAGAAGAAGCAGCTGTAGAACAAACAGAATCCGTTGTAGAAGAAGCGTCCCCACAACAGACGGAATCCGTTGTAGAAGAAGTAGCAGCAGAACAGACAAAGTCCGTTGTAGAAGATGCAGCTGTAGAACAGACAGAATTAGTTGTAGAAGATGCAGCTGTAGAACAGCCGGAGTCCGTTGTAGAAGAAGCAGCTGTAGAACAGACGGCGTCCGTTGTAGAAGAAGCGTCCGCAGAACAGACGGAATCCGTTGTAGAAGAGGCAGCTGTCGAACAGCCAGAGTCGGTTGTAGAAGAGGCAGCTGTCGAACAGCCGGAGTCGGTTGTAGAAGAGGCAGCTGTCGAACAGCCGGAGTCGGTTGTAGAAGAGGCAGCTGTCGAACAGCCGAAGTCGGTTGTAGAAGAGGCAGCTGTAGCACAGTCGGAGTCAGTTGTAGAAGAAGCAGCGATGGAACAGACGGCGTCCGTTGTAGAACAAACAGAATCCGTTGTAGAAGAATCAGCTGTAGAACAAACAGAATCCGTTGTAGAAGAATCCGCTGTAGAACAGACAGAGTCCGCTGTAGAACAAACAGAATCCGTTGTAGAAGAATCAGCTGTAGAACAAACAGAATCCGTTGTAGAAGAATCAGCTGTAGCACAAACAGAATCCGTTGTAGAAGAAGCAGCTGTAGAACAAACAGAATCCGTTGTAGAAGAAGCAGCTGCAGAACAGACGGCGTCCGTTGTAGAAGAATCAGCTATAGAACAGACGGAGTCCGCTGTAGAACAAACAGAATCCGTTGTAGAAGAATCAGCTGTAGAACAGACGGAGTCCGTTGTAGAAGAAGCAGTTGTAGAACAGACAAACTCCGATGGGGCAGAATCGACCACCGAGCCTTCGTGTGAGCCAGGTCCGACTGAAACAgaagaaaacaatttaattacgGTCGAAATCGGCAGTGACGAACCAGTAGCTACAAGTCAGAGCAAGACTATAGACAAGCAAATTGAAGTTTTAGCATCTCAG gAAGATTCTGTTAAAACCGAAATTCCACCACAAGATGAGGTTGAAG GGTCGCAACAGACTCCTGCAGCCGAAGTTTCACAGCAAGAACCGCAGGCAGAG GAAACTGTAGAGGCAACAACTGCTTCACAAGAAACAGCAGGAAAGGAAGAATCTGAACCTGCACAAACTTCTGTTTTAGATGAAACACAAGTAACCGAAGCAGAGGCCCCAGTGGTTGAAGCAGAAGCCCCAGCCGTGGCAGCGGAGGCCCCAGCCGTGAAAGCAGAGGCCCCAGCCGTGGAAGCAGAGGCCCCAGCCGTGGAAGCAGAGGCCCCAGCCGTGGAAGCAGAGGCCCAAGCCGTGGAAGCAGAGGCACCAGCCAATGATTCAGAGGCCCCAGCCGTAGAAGCAGAGGCCCAAGTCGCTGAAGCAGAGGCCCCAGCCGCTGAAGCAGAGGCCCCAGCCGCTGAAGCAGAGGCCCCAGCCGCTGAAGCAGAGGCCCCAGCCGTTGAAGCAGAGGCCCCAGCCGCTGAAGCAGAGGCCCCAGCCGCTGAAGCAGAGGCCCCAGCCGCTGAAGCAGAGGCCCCAGCCGCTGAAGCAGAGGCCCCAGTCATTGAATCAGAGGCCCCAGCCACTGAAGCAGAGACCCCAGCTGCCGAAGAAGCCGCCCCGGCCATTGAACCAGAAGCCCCAGCCACTGAAGAAGCAGCCCCAGCTGCAGAAACAGAGGCTCCAGCCACTGAAGTAGAAACCACTGCTGCAGAAGCAGAGGCACCAGCCGCTGAAACCACAACAGAAGATAAGCCAGCAAAGGAAGAAACAACAGACTCTGCTGTAGCTGctgaaacagaaaaaatagaatcaaatGAACAAACCGAAACACAAAATGCTAAACAAGAAGATGAAGAAAACGGGGCAGctgaaaaatag
- the LOC100180663 gene encoding fibrous sheath CABYR-binding protein isoform X3 produces MSVRYGAVKLQVPTGFKQLLENLSREILREQPKNIPSFAAAYFNRLLERREQGFADGYLVSERIVESESAPVEEEVLAPIEVAAEEAATLSQPTVEESMPDLTDPEVEKAATLIQASFRGFTARKSATHVNKTPVKKLQKQSDEPHSSHQNQPKTETTDFAKDALVDALIEAGQENDIQDRPSSSTSAQTEPSIQPVQEETVEATPLVKASVLSDTTNVEAVETKSEKVTEESAAEVAAPPAEESPVSVETVAAQEEQPAESLPAPAAEEQAEPIVEDMPGEGVKDTPKGSADPASMLSTQIVSRAETSVNYGSSSSSFGSSTASSSTIENASLPNVNIQASVENTVEAETQSAAVEASAEPTETVVEKAAAKQTESVVEETVVEQTESVVEEAAVEQTESVVEEAAVEQTASVGEEAAVEQTESVVEEAAAEQTASVVEESAVEQTESVVEEAATEQTESVVEQTESVLEEAAVKQTESVAEEVAAEQPESVVEEAAVEQTESVVEEASPQQTESVVEEVAAEQTKSVVEDAAVEQTELVVEDAAVEQPESVVEEAAVEQTASVVEEASAEQTESVVEEAAVEQPESVVEEAAVEQPESVVEEAAVEQPESVVEEAAVEQPKSVVEEAAVAQSESVVEEAAMEQTASVVEQTESVVEESAVEQTESVVEESAVEQTESAVEQTESVVEESAVEQTESVVEESAVAQTESVVEEAAVEQTESVVEEAAAEQTASVVEESAIEQTESAVEQTESVVEESAVEQTESVVEEAVVEQTNSDGAESTTEPSCEPGPTETEENNLITVEIGSDEPVATSQSKTIDKQIEVLASQEDSVKTEIPPQDEVEGSQQTPAAEVSQQEPQAEETVEATTASQETAGKEESEPAQTSVLDETQVTEAEAPVVEAEAPAVEAEAPAVEAEAQAVEAEAPANDSEAPAVEAEAQVAEAEAPAAEAEAPAAEAEAPAAEAEAPAVEAEAPAAEAEAPAAEAEAPAAEAEAPAAEAEAPVIESEAPATEAETPAAEEAAPAIEPEAPATEEAAPAAETEAPATEVETTAAEAEAPAAETTTEDKPAKEETTDSAVAAETEKIESNEQTETQNAKQEDEENGAAEK; encoded by the exons ATGTCTGTACGATACGGAGCCGTCAAGTTACAGGTTCCAACAGGTTTCAAGCAGTTGTTGGAAAACCTGTCTCGGGAAATTTTACGAGAGCAGCCGAAAAATATTCCAAGTTTTGCCGCAGCTTATTTCAATCGTCTACTGGAGCGGCGCGAAC AGGGATTTGCCGATGGATATCTTGTATCGGAACGAATCGTGGAGTCGGAGTCAGCACCCGTGGAGGAAGAGGTTTTAGCTCCGATAGAAGTCGCAGCTGAAGAAGCAGCAACTTTAAGCCAACCGACGGTCGAAGAGAGTATGCCAGATCTTA ctGATCCAGAAGTTGAAAAGGCAGCTACCTTGATACAAGCAAGTTTTAGAGGTTTTACAGCTCGAAAGTCTGCAACCCATGTAAATAAGACCCCG GTAAAGAAGCTGCAGAAGCAATCTGACGAACCTCACTCATCCCATCAAAATCAACCTAAAACAGAAACCACCGACTTCGCCAAAGACGCGTTGGTTGATGCTCTCATTGAAGCGGGACAGGAGAATGATATCCAAGATAGGCCTTCCTCTTCCACAAGCGCCCAAACTGAACCTTCAATCCAACCAGTACAAGAGGAAACGGTCGAGGCGACTCCTCTAGTTAAAGCATCTGTACTATCGGACACAACGAATGTTGAAGCTGTCGAAACAAAAAGCGAAAAGGTTACCGAGGAGTCTGCAGCCGAGGTCGCAGCTCCCCCCGCGGAAGAATCTCCTGTTTCAGTTGAAACCGTTGCAGCACAAGAAGAACAGCCAGCAGAATCGTTACCCGCACCG GCTGCTGAAGAGCAAGCGGAACCTATTGTGGAGGATATGCCTGGGGAAGGGGTGAAG gACACGCCCAAAGGAAGCGCAGATCCAGCTTCCATGCTATCCACACAGATTGTATCACGAGCGGAAACATCAGTGAATTATGGGTCAAGTTCTAGTAGTTTTGGTAGCAGCACAGCTTCATCTTCCACTATCGAAAACGCTTCTTTGCCTAACGTGAATATACAAGCTTCAGTTGAGAATACTGTAGAAGCAGAGACGCAATCAGCCGCTGTTGAAGCATCTGCAGAACCCACAGAAACTGTTGTGGAGAAGGCGGCTGCAAAACAGACAGAGTCGGTTGTAGAAGAAACAGTTGTCGAGCAGACGGAATCCGTTGTAGAAGAAGCAGCTGTAGAACAGACAGAGTCCGTTGTAGAAGAAGCAGCGGTAGAACAGACGGCGTCAGTTGGAGAAGAAGCAGCTGTAGAACAGACAGAATCCGTTGTAGAAGAAGCAGCTGCAGAACAGACGGCGTCCGTTGTAGAAGAATCAGCTGTAGAACAAACAGAATCCGTTGTAGAAGAAGCGGCCACAGAACAGACGGAATCCGTTGTAGAACAGACAGAATCCGTTTTAGAAGAGGCAGCTGTAAAACAGACCGAATCCGTTGCAGAAGAAGTAGCTGCAGAACAGCCGGAGTCCGTTGTAGAAGAAGCAGCTGTAGAACAAACAGAATCCGTTGTAGAAGAAGCGTCCCCACAACAGACGGAATCCGTTGTAGAAGAAGTAGCAGCAGAACAGACAAAGTCCGTTGTAGAAGATGCAGCTGTAGAACAGACAGAATTAGTTGTAGAAGATGCAGCTGTAGAACAGCCGGAGTCCGTTGTAGAAGAAGCAGCTGTAGAACAGACGGCGTCCGTTGTAGAAGAAGCGTCCGCAGAACAGACGGAATCCGTTGTAGAAGAGGCAGCTGTCGAACAGCCAGAGTCGGTTGTAGAAGAGGCAGCTGTCGAACAGCCGGAGTCGGTTGTAGAAGAGGCAGCTGTCGAACAGCCGGAGTCGGTTGTAGAAGAGGCAGCTGTCGAACAGCCGAAGTCGGTTGTAGAAGAGGCAGCTGTAGCACAGTCGGAGTCAGTTGTAGAAGAAGCAGCGATGGAACAGACGGCGTCCGTTGTAGAACAAACAGAATCCGTTGTAGAAGAATCAGCTGTAGAACAAACAGAATCCGTTGTAGAAGAATCCGCTGTAGAACAGACAGAGTCCGCTGTAGAACAAACAGAATCCGTTGTAGAAGAATCAGCTGTAGAACAAACAGAATCCGTTGTAGAAGAATCAGCTGTAGCACAAACAGAATCCGTTGTAGAAGAAGCAGCTGTAGAACAAACAGAATCCGTTGTAGAAGAAGCAGCTGCAGAACAGACGGCGTCCGTTGTAGAAGAATCAGCTATAGAACAGACGGAGTCCGCTGTAGAACAAACAGAATCCGTTGTAGAAGAATCAGCTGTAGAACAGACGGAGTCCGTTGTAGAAGAAGCAGTTGTAGAACAGACAAACTCCGATGGGGCAGAATCGACCACCGAGCCTTCGTGTGAGCCAGGTCCGACTGAAACAgaagaaaacaatttaattacgGTCGAAATCGGCAGTGACGAACCAGTAGCTACAAGTCAGAGCAAGACTATAGACAAGCAAATTGAAGTTTTAGCATCTCAG gAAGATTCTGTTAAAACCGAAATTCCACCACAAGATGAGGTTGAAG GGTCGCAACAGACTCCTGCAGCCGAAGTTTCACAGCAAGAACCGCAGGCAGAG GAAACTGTAGAGGCAACAACTGCTTCACAAGAAACAGCAGGAAAGGAAGAATCTGAACCTGCACAAACTTCTGTTTTAGATGAAACACAAGTAACCGAAGCAGAGGCCCCAGTGGTTGAAGCAGAA GCCCCAGCCGTGGAAGCAGAGGCCCCAGCCGTGGAAGCAGAGGCCCAAGCCGTGGAAGCAGAGGCACCAGCCAATGATTCAGAGGCCCCAGCCGTAGAAGCAGAGGCCCAAGTCGCTGAAGCAGAGGCCCCAGCCGCTGAAGCAGAGGCCCCAGCCGCTGAAGCAGAGGCCCCAGCCGCTGAAGCAGAGGCCCCAGCCGTTGAAGCAGAGGCCCCAGCCGCTGAAGCAGAGGCCCCAGCCGCTGAAGCAGAGGCCCCAGCCGCTGAAGCAGAGGCCCCAGCCGCTGAAGCAGAGGCCCCAGTCATTGAATCAGAGGCCCCAGCCACTGAAGCAGAGACCCCAGCTGCCGAAGAAGCCGCCCCGGCCATTGAACCAGAAGCCCCAGCCACTGAAGAAGCAGCCCCAGCTGCAGAAACAGAGGCTCCAGCCACTGAAGTAGAAACCACTGCTGCAGAAGCAGAGGCACCAGCCGCTGAAACCACAACAGAAGATAAGCCAGCAAAGGAAGAAACAACAGACTCTGCTGTAGCTGctgaaacagaaaaaatagaatcaaatGAACAAACCGAAACACAAAATGCTAAACAAGAAGATGAAGAAAACGGGGCAGctgaaaaatag